In Turicibacter sanguinis, a genomic segment contains:
- a CDS encoding PH domain-containing protein: protein MLKKFAADALGISDIGKIISPNDYDKVMADDFIMHEDDEKIFFLIKSKTDEYCFTNLALIHVDGTSAVSSKRLVKRYDYYKHTISHVMIETAGTVDLDCELKFDIDNQEFSIDVNRNQLEQLKDIYKALIKISHIIEENQVLLQKSEQTLNFASVACGSQRQETGNLLDQFVKVNEYAFNWIKQSREAYIQKDFTEVFEKYINN, encoded by the coding sequence ATGTTAAAAAAATTTGCTGCAGATGCATTAGGAATTAGTGATATTGGGAAAATTATTAGTCCAAACGACTATGATAAAGTAATGGCAGATGACTTTATTATGCATGAAGATGATGAAAAAATCTTCTTCTTAATTAAATCAAAAACAGATGAATACTGTTTTACAAACTTAGCTTTAATTCATGTCGATGGTACATCAGCTGTTAGTAGTAAACGTCTAGTGAAACGATATGATTACTATAAACATACGATTAGCCATGTTATGATTGAAACAGCAGGAACAGTGGATTTAGATTGTGAATTAAAATTTGATATCGATAATCAAGAGTTCTCAATTGATGTTAATCGTAATCAATTAGAACAACTAAAAGATATTTATAAAGCTTTAATTAAAATTTCTCATATCATCGAAGAAAATCAGGTATTATTACAAAAATCAGAACAAACATTAAACTTTGCATCCGTTGCATGTGGTTCACAACGTCAAGAAACAGGTAATTTATTAGATCAATTTGTAAAGGTAAACGAATACGCATTTAATTGGATTAAACAATCACGTGAAGCCTACATTCAAAAAGACTTTACAGAAGTATTTGAAAAATATATTAATAACTAA
- a CDS encoding GNAT family N-acetyltransferase has translation MQFKQIELSDLNVLVKMYIETFNAGPWNDEWTVETASRRLTQMIKCPDSYGLLAYVDNVPAGMILGAEEQYYNGLMFNIKEFCINNQLRGKGLGTSIYEEFEKRLKEKGIREIILLTSPGPQTEGFYHKRGFETSKGMIMMGKLIG, from the coding sequence ATGCAATTTAAACAGATCGAATTATCAGACTTAAATGTACTAGTAAAAATGTATATCGAAACATTCAATGCAGGGCCTTGGAACGATGAGTGGACAGTTGAGACGGCATCCAGACGATTAACACAAATGATTAAATGTCCAGATTCATATGGATTATTAGCGTATGTGGATAATGTTCCTGCTGGAATGATTTTAGGAGCCGAAGAACAATACTATAATGGATTAATGTTTAACATTAAAGAATTCTGCATCAATAATCAGTTGCGAGGAAAAGGGCTTGGAACAAGCATCTATGAAGAATTCGAGAAACGATTGAAGGAAAAAGGAATCAGAGAAATTATCTTACTAACATCTCCTGGGCCTCAAACAGAAGGATTCTATCACAAAAGAGGATTTGAAACATCTAAAGGTATGATTATGATGGGAAAATTAATTGGATAA
- a CDS encoding DUF4438 domain-containing protein, with the protein MLRTNEGRLVKWSVQGKVHHPLGGNYRITQEGVPMILPSTGGISYNVSVGDPAFGWIGDHVEPGVSIRNENASENDALMTFACIGNVAKVVSGDAKGRLGYVTGSHGGIEHTLVHFDADILEDLCIDDSILIKAYGQGLKLLDYPDVHVMNLDPILLQKLQIQEVNDKLQVPVSAIIPPYLMGSGIGANSAYSGDYDIMTGDLDEVRRLGLHHLRFGDLVLLKDCDTTYGRGYLKGAMTLGIIVHSDCVKAGHGPGVTTIMSCKYSIFEPIVDHSANITKYMKQL; encoded by the coding sequence ATGCTAAGAACGAATGAAGGTCGACTTGTGAAATGGTCTGTTCAAGGAAAAGTTCATCATCCACTAGGCGGCAATTATAGAATTACTCAAGAAGGGGTTCCGATGATTTTACCTTCAACAGGGGGGATTTCTTATAATGTTTCTGTTGGCGATCCTGCATTTGGGTGGATAGGTGATCATGTTGAACCAGGTGTTTCGATTCGTAATGAGAATGCTTCAGAGAATGATGCTTTAATGACGTTTGCTTGCATTGGAAATGTGGCTAAGGTTGTAAGTGGTGATGCAAAAGGACGTTTAGGTTATGTGACGGGTTCTCACGGTGGAATTGAGCATACTTTAGTTCATTTTGATGCGGATATATTAGAAGACCTTTGCATTGATGATTCTATTTTAATTAAGGCATATGGCCAAGGGCTCAAATTACTCGACTATCCTGATGTTCATGTCATGAATCTTGATCCTATTTTATTACAGAAATTACAGATACAAGAGGTCAACGATAAGTTGCAAGTTCCCGTATCAGCGATTATTCCCCCCTATTTAATGGGGTCTGGAATTGGAGCTAATAGTGCTTATTCTGGGGATTATGATATTATGACAGGAGATTTGGATGAGGTACGACGTCTAGGGCTTCATCATTTACGTTTTGGAGACCTTGTGTTATTAAAGGATTGTGATACAACGTACGGTCGCGGTTACTTAAAAGGTGCTATGACACTTGGAATTATTGTGCACAGTGATTGTGTAAAAGCAGGACATGGCCCTGGTGTAACGACGATTATGTCATGTAAGTATTCTATTTTCGAACCAATTGTTGACCATTCAGCTAATATAACAAAGTATATGAAGCAGCTATAA